A region of the Streptomyces sp. NBC_00442 genome:
ACGCGGACACCGTGACGTCAGTGGTCGATGTAGCTGAAGTCGCCCATCGTCCAGGCGCTGACGTCCTTGATGGCCACGCGGTACATCCCGCCCGTCTCCGGGATGCCCACCGAGCCCTGCAAGATCCGCGCGACATGGAAGTGCAGGTACTGGGGCGGGCCGTCCTTGCGCGGGCCGGCCGTGAACACGGCGGCGAAACCACTTAGCTGGTCCGAGTCCGCGAGGACCTCCGACACGCGCTGGCGCCACACCGCCTCGGGAGCGAGCCGGCCGGTAAGGACGGCGCCACCGGTGACCACGGTCAGAGACATCTGATTGCTGTGCGCGGTTTCCACCAGAGCGGCGACGTCAACGAGCAGTTCGTCAGGCCTCGACATGGAAGAGGATTCTAGCGACCGGCCGCGGGCCGGGCTTCCGCCGACGAGACCGTCCGGGACGCGAAGGGGCGGCAGCGCGGCGCCGCACGGCCCGACCGGCGTTCGCGCGACGCTCCGTAGCGCGGGAAAGCGGAGAGTCGCCCTGGGTGCAAGACGTGTGGCCGTCTGGTTTGCCGGGTATCGGCGTGTTACGGAAGTGAGTCCTGAGCCTCGGGGAGCTGCTTATGCCCACCAGCGACGCGATCGTGATGCTGCGGGAAGGCCACAAGGAGATCAGGCGGCTGATCCGCTCCTATCGGGCCGGCCGGGATCCCGATGCGGTCGAGCAGCTGCTGCGTGCGTTGGCCGTGTACACGTTCATCGAGTGCGAGGGCATGTATCCGCGCGTCGCCGTCCTCGCCCCCGAGGCCGAGCCGACGATCCTGACCCTGCGGGAGGAACACCACATCGCCGAGGTGCTGGCCGCGGAGCTGCACGACATGCGCCCCGACGAGCTCGCCTTCGACGCGAAGGCCCGCCTCCTGATGGACATCGTGGAACGGCACATGGACACCGAGGACACCCTGTGGTTCCCCCACGTGCGGGCCACCGTGGGCCGCAGGGAGCTGCGGGAGATCGGTGCGTGGATGACGGTACTGGCCGAACGTGCCCCGCGGCGGCCGCGCCGCGTCGCGCAGCAGAAGGCCTGGGACGCGGTGGCGGCCTGAACCGCCCTGCGGCCCTCCCCGCCCCAGCGGCCGCACGGCCGATGCAGAAGGGAGCAGCATGGCACCCGTCCGTCATGATCTGGACCGCGCATGGGAGTTGGCCACCAGCGCGAATGACGTGCCCGAGTGGGACCCCGAGCCGGAGTTCCTGCAGGTCCATGTGCCCGGCTGCGCCGCGGCGTGGTCCTGCGGCGCTCGACGACGGGTTCTGTGGCGGCTCCACCTGCCCGCCGGGGATCTGCGTCCGGTCGATGTGAAGCTGGTCACGGCCGATCAATGGCGGGGCGCCGTCTCGGAGTTGGCCGTCGACGTCGATCCGGCTCGTGGCGGTACGGCCATCACGGTGCCTCACGTTCCTCCGGGCACGTACTGGATTCAGGTGGCGCGGGGCAGCAGGCTGCTCGCCACCAGCCGCCCCTTCGCTATCGGCCCGGTCGCGAGCGCCCGCCAGGGCTACGGTCACCGCCGTTCGCGGCAGGGGTCGCCACGGGGCCCGCGCCGGTCGCACTGAGAGCGCCGCCCGCACCGGGATCCCGCGCCACCCGCGCAGAGACGGGCCCCCTCGCCATGGGCTCGCCCGCGCCCCTCGGATATCCCGCACGTGTCCTTGGGCATCCGCACGTGCCCTCGGGGCGAGGAAAGGCGTGCCGTGAGGGAAGAGCGTGCCGTGGGGGTACGCGTTACCGATACCCCTAGCCCCGACCCTTAAGAACGGATGCCGACGATGCCCCACGTTCCCTACCGCAAGGCCGCGCGTGCGGCCGTCCAGGGCGGTCTGCCGCACGCGTTACCGCTCACGCACGAGTCACCGCTCAAGGAGGGTCCGGCGTGAGCGGCCTGCAGAAGTCGCTCGGCGGGGTCGTCGGAACGTTCCTCGCGCTCTCCACGATCCTGGGCAGCGGCATGATGATCCTGCCCGGCACCAGCTACCAGGAGCTCGGCCGCTCGGCCTGGATGCCCTGGGCCGTCGCGGCGGTGTCGGTCGTCCCGCTGCTCTACTGCTACGCCTGGCTGGGCCGCCGCCACCCGTCGGCGTCCGGCGTGGCGCACTACTGCGAGGTCGCCTTCGGCCGGTCGACGGGGCGTTCCGCCGGGCTCCTCGCGATGCTCGCGCTGGTGGCCGGCATCCCGGCGACCGCCATCACGGGCGGGCGCTACGTCGCCGAGTTCGCCGGCGTCCCGAGCCTCGCCTGGGTCTTCCCCGTCGCCGTCCTCGCCGCGGCCACCGTCATCGGATGCCTGGGCGCCAACGTGTCGGGACGGGTCCAAGTGGCGCTCGTTCTGGCCCTGTTCGCCTTGGTCACCTGCACCGCGCTGCTGGCACTCGGCGTGCACGGTGTGCGGGCCCCGAGCGTCGCGGTGCCGCCACTGGGCGAACTGGGCAGTGTCCTGACCGCGGTCTACGTCGCCTTCACCGGCTGGGAGACCGTGGCCTTCACCTTCGAGGAACACAAGCGCCCGGACGCCATCCCGCGCATCTTCGCGGCCTCGTACGTGATCGTGGTCGCCCTGTACGGGCTGGTGCTGCTCGGCCTGTTCAGCGCGGTCGACTCCGCGGACCCGGCGCTGGACCGGGCCCCGCTGCTGCGCCTCGCGGAACGCTCGCTCGGCGACTTCGGCAGGCCGGTCACGCTGGCCCTGGTCGTCGCCGCCATCGCCGCGAACGTCTGCGCCTCCGTCCTGGCCCTGTCCCGGCTGGTGTTCGGCATGGCGCGCAGCGGCTATCTGCCCCGCGCCCTGAACCGCGTACGGGAACGGGACGCGAACCCCGTCACGGCCGTGCTGGCGGTCGGCGCGGTCCTCGCCGCCATCGCGCTCCTGGGCGCGACCGGGGTCATGTCGTTCCAACTGCTCTTCGTGCTGTCCGGCGGGATCTATTTCGTGCTGTACGGGCTGGGCGCGGCCTCGTACACCAAGCTGGCCGGGCACGGGCCGCCCAGGGCCGTGGCTGCCCTGTGCGCCGTCACGGTGGTGGCGGTGACCGTGCTCGCGGGGCCGCCCATGTGGATGTGCTGGGCGCTGTTCGCGGTCGTCCTGCTGGTGACGGCGCTCCTGTCCCGCCGGCCGTCGCACCGGGATCCGAGCGCGGGCGCGCCGGCGCGGGAACCCGCGAGGTGAGCACTCCGGTGCCTCTTCGGCCCCGGGAAATTCCTCAACTCCCATACTGGGAAAGGGAATTGTCCGGTCCGGGTTACCGGTCGGCCGTGGCGCTGTACGGTGACGTCGGATGTGCCGAACATGTCGTCAGTTCACCTGCTCCGCCCCGGTTTCCGCTGTTCCGGCCGAAAGGAACCCCGTGAGCACCCACACCGAACCCGTCGAGCCCGCGGAAGAATTCAGCCTCAAGCACTTCTCGGAGAAGGACGGCACGCTCCTCTACAAGAATGTCGCCGTCTTCGGCACGGTCCAGGGCAGCCGTCAGCAGTTTCTCGTCGGCACGGGCGGCCGGCTCTACGTCGCGAGCGCGGACCATCAGTTGAAGTGCTGGGTGCAGAAGCCCGGTGGCGGCGACGCCACGGCCCAGCAGGTCGTCGGTGTGGTGGCCGACGAGCAGGCGGGGGGCTACACGGCGCTGCGCGCGGAGGGCGTGAGCGGCTGGGAGCACTCGTACGGCGGTGACCTGACCAAGCCGCTGGGGCTGATCCAGGCGATCTCGAAGAGCAACGCCTTCGCCGCGATCACATGGGGCGCCCCGTACTGCACGGCGGGATGGGTGGCCTCCCTGATGCCGACCCTCAGCTCGCTGGGCACGGTCAAGGTTCCCGGCGGATCCGTGGTGATCGGACAGAACGTCCACTCGTCGACCGTGGTGGGCAGCTCCTGGCTGAAAGGCGTCGTCGCCACCGACTGCCGGCAGGAGGACTTCCCGGCGGAGTGGATGTCCGGGGTCGTCGCGACCCTGTGCCCCCGGGCCACGGGCCACGGCGACCTCGCGAACATCAAGGTGTTCTGCGACCTCCTGAAGGCGGCCGGGTTCAGGCCCGCGCAGAAGGCCGACCTCGCGGCCCGGATCCGGTACGTCCTCACCAACTACCCGCAGCACGAGAAGACGTTGCGCGCGCTGCCCAACATCCAGCAGTACTACGCCGGCCTCTTCTGATCCGGCGATCCGGTGACGGTGTACGCCCTCCTGACGCCAGGAGGGCGTACACCGGGGTCCCCTGCGGGACCCGCCCGGAGGGGTGGACCTACTAGGACGCGGGGAAGCCGGTGTGAATCCGGCGCGGTCCCGCCACTGTGACCGGGGAGTGTGTCGCCGAGCGGTACGCCACTGACGTGCCCAGCACGTCGGGAAGGCGGGCGATGTGCGCTGATCCGCGAGTCAGGACAACGGCCGTGGGGTGTTCCGTGTTGTCCACGAGGGTGGAGCTCGCGGCCGGTATCCCCCACTCCCAGCGGCTGACCCGGGCGTCGGGCAAGGCCAAGGCGATGGAGCTGTGCCTCACCGGCAGGACCATGGGCGCGGCCGAGGCGGAGCGCGCCGGGCTCGTCTCGCGCGTCGTGCCGGCCGCGGACCTGCTCCAGGACGCGCTCGCGGTGGCCGGGACGGTGGCCGGGATGTCCGCCCCCGTCGTCATGATGGCGAAGGAATCCGTCAACCGGGCCTTCGAGACCACCCCGGCCGAAGGAGTCCGCTTCGAACGCCGCCTGTTCCACGCGGTGTTCGCCACCGTGGACCAGAAGGAGGGCATGACGGCGTTCACGCGGAAGCGGCCACCGGAGCTCAGTCACCACTAGCGCGGATCCAGCCACCGCCCCGTGGCCCTCGGGCGGGGCGGTGGAGGACGCAGTCGCCGCACAGCGCGCCCTTGCGATCCGGGGCGGCGCGGTAGATCAGGCAGCAACTCCCGCGCTGGAAGCCGCCGTTGGCGGTGCTCCTGGCGGAGCCGCACAGTGCGGGGCCGGCCAGGGCGAGGCCGACGGCGGCGCGGCTCCGTGCCGCCAGGTCTGGCCTCGCAGCGGCGATCATGGTGGCGGCGCCGTTGAGCGCGGAGGCGAGATTGCCGCGGAGGATGGGGGAGGAGAGCGAGAACGGCCGCATCGCGTCCGAGAGTTCGGCCAGCGGTCCGTCCAGGAGCGCCCCGAGGCCTTCCGCCGCCGGGGAGGCGGCCCGCACGGCCGTCGCGGGAAGCGACAGGGGCACGGGACCGCCGAGGACCGGCTGCCAGTGCACGTCCGCGAGGTCGAACGCGAGAACACGGTCGTGCAGAACGAGGGCGGCCAGCGCGGGCGACAGCAGGCGCGCCGCCAGACCCAGGTGGGTGACCGACGCGGCCACCCGCACTTCGACGGCGTCGGGCGACTGGTGGCCCGCCGAGGCGAGCCATTGCCGTACGGCCGTCACGCGCGCCTCGATCAGCGGGCGGGACATCGCCACCCAGGGCTCGACCGGAGGGACGCCCGTGGCGTGGGTGCTCAGGGAGAAGAACGGTCCGAGCGCGGTGACCTCGGCGATCACCGCGCTCGTCGGAGGGACGGTCGTCATGCAGGGACGGGGGCCGGGCCCTGCGCGGGGACGTCGGAGGATTCCCGGCGGGTGCTGAGGAGCCGCTCGGCCAGGGGCCCGAAGAACAGGCCGATCGCGGCCCAGAGCAGGAGCTGGGCGGCGACGGAGAAGAAGCGGAAGGAGAACAGGACGTCGGCGGGGAAGCCGGGGTAGACGATCGCGCCCTTGGAGTCCTTGAGGGGCAGCGGCGTCTCGGTGGCCTGGTTGCCGAAGTTCTCCCTGTTGTAGGCCAGGTGACCCAGCGAGGGCAGCACCAGCATCACGATCCCGATCGCGACGACGAACGCGGCGCCGCCGATCAGCGTGGCGTTCCAGTTGCCGTAGCGGACCTGGAGCCGCTTTCCGAGCCAGACCGCCGCCACCAGGAAGGCGATGGAGCACACCACCATGATCAGGTAGAGGCCGCTGCGCTGTTGGATCGTCTCCTCGTGGCCGATCGCCGGCGGGTTGGCCGGGTACTTGAGGAACGGGACCAGATACATCGTGAGGAACCCGCCGCCGGCCACGAGCAGCGCGAGGGTGCGGGCGCGCAGCGCGCCGGACCGGCCCAGGCAGACCGTGTAGGCGACCGCGAACAGCGCGCCCATGGCCATGCCGAAGAAGATCATGCCGACGCCGATCCCGACGTTGGCCTGGATGGTGCGGCTGAACAGATCGGGGTCGGCGCTGTCGACGGGCAGACCGGCCGCCTTGTCCAGCGCGCTCTGCGCGGCGTCACGACCGCTCTCGTAGTCGATGGCCTTCGCGATCTGCGGCTCGGCGAAGATCCGTGCGAAGACGAATGCGAGCAGCCCTGCCACTGCGCCGGCGAGAACGCCGCGCAGTATCAGTTTCTTTTCCATGTCGAGTTGTCCGTACTTCCGTGTGGGTCAGTGGCAGGGGAAGCCGAGGAAGTGACGCCCGTCGTGGACGAACTCGTGGATGTGCATGTCGTTGCCGAACACCGAGACGGCGCCCTGGTCGACACCGATGAAGTAGTAGACCGCCAGCGCGATGATCGCGGTACCGACCAGCCACAGCACCGACTTCGAGACCGGCAGGACGATCGGCGTGGAAGCCGGACGGGGTGTGGACATGCTGCTCAAGGCGAAGCCCTCCTTCACGGGATCTTGCGTCCCTTTGAACCAATGGGGCGAAGCGATGGAAAGTGTCTGACTCGTCGGCCGCCCTCGCGGGCGGTCGGCTCACAGTGGCGCGACCGTGCTGGATTCTCACCAGCTTCCTTACCTCATCACTACACGTGGAGCATAGGGGCGCCCAACCGAACGGGTCAATGAAGCCGTCGCCACGTCTTGCGCCGCTCCGCGCAGCGCCCGACGGGTGCCGGCCGGGGCACAGGGCCGCCCCGGCCGGCACCGCCCGCGGCCGGTCAGGACGTGGGCGTCTCCAGTTCGCCGCGCACCGTGCGGGCGGCGGCCACCAGGTTCTCCAGGGAGGCACGGGTCTCGGGCCAGCCGCGGGTCTTGAGCCCGCAGTCCGGGTTGACCCACAGCCGCTCGGCGGGAATCGCCTCAAGTCCCGTGCGCAGCAGGGCGGCTGCCTCATCGGCGCTCGGGACACGGGGCGAGTGGATGTCGTACACGCCGGGGCCTGCCTCACGCGGATAGCCGTGCTCCGCGAGCTCACGGGCGACCTGCATGTGCGAGCGGGCGGCTTCGAGGCTGATGACATCGGCGTCGAGGTCGTCGATGGCCTGGACGATGTCGCCGAACTCGGCGTAGCACATGTGCGTGTGGATCTGGGTGTCCGGCCGGACCCCGGACGTACTGAGGCGGAACGCCTCGGTGGCCCAGGCCAGATAGGCGGGGTGGTCGGCGGAGCGCAGCGGCAGGGTCTCGCGGAGCGCGGGTTCGTCGACCTGGATCACCGAAGTGCCCGCCGCCTCAAGGTCGTCGACCTCGTCCCGCAGGGCGAGCGCGACCTGACGGGCTGTGTCGCCGAGCGGCTGGTCGTCGCGGACGAAGGACCAGGCGAGCATCGTGACGGGGCCCGTGAGCATGCCCTTGACCGGACGGTCGGTGAGGGACTGGGCGTAGGACGTCCAGCGGACCGTCATCGGCTCGGGGCGGGAGATGTCGCCGGCCAGGACCGGCGGGCGGACGTAGCGGGTGCCGTACGACTGGACCCAGCCGTGCTGGGTGGCGAGGTAGCCGGTGAGCTGCTCGGCGAAGTACTGCACCATGTCGTTGCGTTCGGGCTCGCCGTGCACGAGGACGTCGATGCCGGTCTTCTCCTGGAAGGAGATCACGTCACCGATCTCGGCCTTGATGCGCTCCTCGTAGCCGGCCGTGCCGATGCGTCCGGTCCGCAGGTCGGCGCGGGCCGTGCGCAGCTCCGTGGTCTGGGGGAACGAGCCGATGGTGGTGGTCGGCAGCAGGGGAAGGCCCAGGTGGGCGCGCTGGGCCGCGGCGCGTTCGGAGTACGGCTGGGAGCGGCGGGCGTCGGCGTCCGTCACGGCCTGGGAGCGGGCGCGTACCGCCGGGTCCCGCGTGATGGGCGAGGCCGCCCGGGACGCCAGGTCGGCGCGGTTCGCGGCGAGTTCGGCCGTGATGCTGTCGGTGCCCCGGGAGATTCCCCTGGCGAGGGTGACGATTTCGGCGGTCTTCTGCCGGGCGAAGGCGAGCCAGCGCAGGATCTGCGGCTCGATGTCCCGCTCTGCGGCGGCGTCGAGCGGGACGTGGAGCAGGGAGGACGACGCGGCGACGTCGACCCGGTCGGCGAGCCCGAGGAGGGTGCCGAGGGTGGACAGCGACTTCTGCAGGTCGTTGATCCAGATGTTGCGTCCGTCGACGACGCCGGCGACGAGCCGCTTGCCCGGAAGCCCGCCGACGGCGGCCAGGGCGTCCAGGTTGGCCGCGGCCGAGTCCGTGAAGTCGAGGGCGAGGCCTTCGACCGGCGCCTTGGCAAGCACCGGCAGGGCTTCACCGAGCTGGTCGAAGTAGGAGGCCACGAGCAGCTTGGGCCGGTCGGTGAGGGTGCCCAGTTCGCGGTAGGTCCGCTCGGCGGCGTTCAGCTCGGCGGGGGTGCGGTCCTGGACAAGGGCGGGCTCGTCGACCTGTACCCACTCGGCGCCGGCGGCGCGCAGGTCGGCGAGGACCTCGGCGTACACGGGCAGCAGCCGGTCTAGGAGGGTGAGCGGTTCGAAGTCGGCGGCGACGCCGGGAGCGGGCTTGGCGAGCAGGAGATACGTGACGGGACCGACAAGGACGGGCCGCGCGGTGAGACCCAGGGCAAGGGCTTCCTCGAGCTCGGCGACCTGCTTGGCGCAGTTCGCGGCGAAGACGGTGTCGGGCCCCAACTCCGGTACCAGATAGTGGTAGTTGGTGTCGAACCACTTGGTCATTTCGAGCGGCGCGACGTCCTGGGTGCCGCGCGCCATGGCGAAGTAGCCGTCGAGCGCGTCGGCGTCGACCGCGGTGCGGTGCCGCTCGGGGATCGCCCCCACCATGACCGTGGTGTCGAGGACGTGGTCGTAGTACGAGAAGTCGCCGGTCGGCACCTCGTGGATGCCGGCGTCGGCGAGCTGTCGCCAGGTGCCGCGCCTGAGCTCGGCCGCGGTGTCGCGGAGGGCGTCGGCGCTGACGCGGCCCTTCCAGTAGCCCTCGATGGCCTTCTTCAGTTCACGGTTGCGGCCCTGACGGGGGTAGCCGTAAACGGTGGCCCGTGCTGCCGCGGCTGCGGTCTTGGTGGTCACGCGGATCTCCTTCGAGAGACGTATCCGTGAGATCCCGGAGACGGCCGCGGCAAGAAGAGGAGTGGCACACCGGCGGACCGACCTCGCGCGATGCGGCGACACGGTCGTCCGTTCGATATGTACGCCGACCCGCCCACGAGGTCACCGGGACATCCGCACACGCGTAGGGCGTGCGCGGACAGTTGGCAGGTCTTCGGACTCGCGGGCACGCCCTCCCCTTCCGGAGGACACCTACTGGCCGTCGCTTCCCAGGCCCGGTATCTCGGACCCAGTGCGTATGACGGCGGTCGTTCCCGCTCACCGCTGCGGGGCAGTCCCGGATTCGCACCGGGTTCCCTCTTGCGACGCATCCCGCCTGGCGGACGGGGCGAACCAGCTGTGGGGCCACCCTAAGACGCTCACGATCGGGGTGTGACGACGTGTCCGGCATCCGGATCGTGAAATGAGACACGTTTCGGGCCCACACCGTTCACGACCGGGGCCCTTCGGCTCCGGGCGGGGCCGCCCGGAGCCAGCCGCCCGGGTTACGGCGAGGGGGAGCGCTGCGGGGAGCGCAGGACGAGCAGGGTGATCTCGCTGGGGGCGAAGACGCGGAACGGCGGACCCCAGAAGCCGGTCCCGCGGCTGGTGTAGAGGAGCGTGCGGGCGCCGTGGCGGCTGAGGCCGGCGAGGGCGGGCTGGTCGATGCGGACCAAGTGGTGGAAGGGCCAGATCTGGCCGCCGTGAGTGTGCCCGGAGAGCTGGAGGTCGACGCCGTCGGCCGCCGCCCGGTCCACGAACTTGGGCTGGTGGGCCAGGAGCAGGACGGGGTGGCGGGGATCCGCGCCGCGCAGGGCTCCGGCGAGGTGGGCGCGGTGGCCGGCGAGGCCGGAGGACTGCGCGGTGACGTCGTCCACGCCGGCGACCACGAGGGTGTCGCCACCGCGTTCGAGCAGCAGATGCCGGTTGCGCAGCGGCTCCCAGCCCAGCTCGTCCATCAGGTCGACCCAGCCCTGGGCCCCGCTGTAGTACTCGTGGTTGCCGGTGACGTAGACCCGGGCCCGGGTGGCCCGGACGGTGCCGAGCGGGGCGGCCTGGGCGCGGCGGCGTTCGGCCGTGCCGTCGGCGATGTCCCCGGTGTGGCAGACCAGGTCGGCCTCCAGCGCGTTCACCCTCTCGCAGACCCG
Encoded here:
- a CDS encoding enoyl-CoA hydratase-related protein is translated as MCADPRVRTTAVGCSVLSTRVELAAGIPHSQRLTRASGKAKAMELCLTGRTMGAAEAERAGLVSRVVPAADLLQDALAVAGTVAGMSAPVVMMAKESVNRAFETTPAEGVRFERRLFHAVFATVDQKEGMTAFTRKRPPELSHH
- a CDS encoding hemerythrin domain-containing protein; the encoded protein is MPTSDAIVMLREGHKEIRRLIRSYRAGRDPDAVEQLLRALAVYTFIECEGMYPRVAVLAPEAEPTILTLREEHHIAEVLAAELHDMRPDELAFDAKARLLMDIVERHMDTEDTLWFPHVRATVGRRELREIGAWMTVLAERAPRRPRRVAQQKAWDAVAA
- a CDS encoding metallophosphoesterase; translated protein: MTDTSESRSADGAAHGTRPSRLHRLMRLLPLIAPVLLWAVPCWLLLHAGQHWPLPVTLAGTAVFFLGLFGMPLAMMRGHGRRQQDWAAIVGDTLLGVAWVVFTWSVLLGGLLRLVLIATGGDGQDRARVITWVVLGTAAVLLAWGYVEARRVPRVRRLDVPLPRLGAGLDGTRVVLVTDTHYGPLDRARWSARVCERVNALEADLVCHTGDIADGTAERRRAQAAPLGTVRATRARVYVTGNHEYYSGAQGWVDLMDELGWEPLRNRHLLLERGGDTLVVAGVDDVTAQSSGLAGHRAHLAGALRGADPRHPVLLLAHQPKFVDRAAADGVDLQLSGHTHGGQIWPFHHLVRIDQPALAGLSRHGARTLLYTSRGTGFWGPPFRVFAPSEITLLVLRSPQRSPSP
- the metE gene encoding 5-methyltetrahydropteroyltriglutamate--homocysteine S-methyltransferase, whose product is MTTKTAAAAARATVYGYPRQGRNRELKKAIEGYWKGRVSADALRDTAAELRRGTWRQLADAGIHEVPTGDFSYYDHVLDTTVMVGAIPERHRTAVDADALDGYFAMARGTQDVAPLEMTKWFDTNYHYLVPELGPDTVFAANCAKQVAELEEALALGLTARPVLVGPVTYLLLAKPAPGVAADFEPLTLLDRLLPVYAEVLADLRAAGAEWVQVDEPALVQDRTPAELNAAERTYRELGTLTDRPKLLVASYFDQLGEALPVLAKAPVEGLALDFTDSAAANLDALAAVGGLPGKRLVAGVVDGRNIWINDLQKSLSTLGTLLGLADRVDVAASSSLLHVPLDAAAERDIEPQILRWLAFARQKTAEIVTLARGISRGTDSITAELAANRADLASRAASPITRDPAVRARSQAVTDADARRSQPYSERAAAQRAHLGLPLLPTTTIGSFPQTTELRTARADLRTGRIGTAGYEERIKAEIGDVISFQEKTGIDVLVHGEPERNDMVQYFAEQLTGYLATQHGWVQSYGTRYVRPPVLAGDISRPEPMTVRWTSYAQSLTDRPVKGMLTGPVTMLAWSFVRDDQPLGDTARQVALALRDEVDDLEAAGTSVIQVDEPALRETLPLRSADHPAYLAWATEAFRLSTSGVRPDTQIHTHMCYAEFGDIVQAIDDLDADVISLEAARSHMQVARELAEHGYPREAGPGVYDIHSPRVPSADEAAALLRTGLEAIPAERLWVNPDCGLKTRGWPETRASLENLVAAARTVRGELETPTS
- a CDS encoding APC family permease — encoded protein: MSGLQKSLGGVVGTFLALSTILGSGMMILPGTSYQELGRSAWMPWAVAAVSVVPLLYCYAWLGRRHPSASGVAHYCEVAFGRSTGRSAGLLAMLALVAGIPATAITGGRYVAEFAGVPSLAWVFPVAVLAAATVIGCLGANVSGRVQVALVLALFALVTCTALLALGVHGVRAPSVAVPPLGELGSVLTAVYVAFTGWETVAFTFEEHKRPDAIPRIFAASYVIVVALYGLVLLGLFSAVDSADPALDRAPLLRLAERSLGDFGRPVTLALVVAAIAANVCASVLALSRLVFGMARSGYLPRALNRVRERDANPVTAVLAVGAVLAAIALLGATGVMSFQLLFVLSGGIYFVLYGLGAASYTKLAGHGPPRAVAALCAVTVVAVTVLAGPPMWMCWALFAVVLLVTALLSRRPSHRDPSAGAPAREPAR
- a CDS encoding CbtB domain-containing protein, with protein sequence MSTPRPASTPIVLPVSKSVLWLVGTAIIALAVYYFIGVDQGAVSVFGNDMHIHEFVHDGRHFLGFPCH
- a CDS encoding CbtA family protein, which codes for MEKKLILRGVLAGAVAGLLAFVFARIFAEPQIAKAIDYESGRDAAQSALDKAAGLPVDSADPDLFSRTIQANVGIGVGMIFFGMAMGALFAVAYTVCLGRSGALRARTLALLVAGGGFLTMYLVPFLKYPANPPAIGHEETIQQRSGLYLIMVVCSIAFLVAAVWLGKRLQVRYGNWNATLIGGAAFVVAIGIVMLVLPSLGHLAYNRENFGNQATETPLPLKDSKGAIVYPGFPADVLFSFRFFSVAAQLLLWAAIGLFFGPLAERLLSTRRESSDVPAQGPAPVPA
- a CDS encoding (2Fe-2S)-binding protein, with translation MTTVPPTSAVIAEVTALGPFFSLSTHATGVPPVEPWVAMSRPLIEARVTAVRQWLASAGHQSPDAVEVRVAASVTHLGLAARLLSPALAALVLHDRVLAFDLADVHWQPVLGGPVPLSLPATAVRAASPAAEGLGALLDGPLAELSDAMRPFSLSSPILRGNLASALNGAATMIAAARPDLAARSRAAVGLALAGPALCGSARSTANGGFQRGSCCLIYRAAPDRKGALCGDCVLHRPARGPRGGGWIRASGD